One window of the Zea mays cultivar B73 chromosome 3, Zm-B73-REFERENCE-NAM-5.0, whole genome shotgun sequence genome contains the following:
- the LOC100283315 gene encoding Protein OS-9 homolog precursor, whose protein sequence is MDFAGRVSVLLFFLVARTVANDQIFTTSGLPFGRSSREPRYRVEFHPVDSPFHPENGQESVPMASHEGKRYKCFLPVEETKTMKSMLPQNATNIIIESERRIKPKEPDELLEVLKDQCFYRHEGWWSYEFCYYGKIRQVHVEDGKVIQEFVLGEFDDDATAAYHENSTSELADDDHHVKDISKRYHVHLYTNGTVCDLTDIPRETEVRFVCSEPTVLISSVKEISSCKYVVTIQSPMLCKNPLFQQEKRTLPIHCNELPAKAESGAEDGLLPKEAQISIIPDQDELHGFPAYAT, encoded by the exons ATGGACTTCGCCGGCCGGGTATCCGTCCTGCTCTTCTTCCTGGTCGCTCGCACTGTAGCAAACGACCAGATCTTCACCACTTCAG GTTTGCCATTTGGGCGAAGTTCGCGTGAGCCAAGGTACCGCGTCGAGTTCCATCCTGTTGATTCGCCATTCCATCCA GAGAATGGTCAGGAATCGGTACCAATGGCTAGTCATGAGGGGAAGCGTTATAAGTGCTTTCTACCAGTTGAAGAAACTAAAACCATGAAGTCAATGCTCCCACAAAATGCAACTAATATTATAATAGAAAGTGAAAGGAGAATTAAGCCAAAGGAGCCAGATGAGTTACTTGAGGTTCTCAAGGATCAGTGTTTCTACAGG CACGAAGGTTGGTGGTCGTATGAATTCTGTTATTATGGGAAAATCAGACAGGTCCATGTAGAGGACGGTAAG GTTATCCAAGAATTTGTTCTAGGCGAATTCGATGACGACGCGACTGCTGCATACCATGAAAATAGCACCTCTGAGTTAGCTGACGATGACCATCACGTGAAAGATATATCTAAGAG GTATCATGTTCACTTGTATACAAATGGGACTGTATGTGATCTCACAGATATTCCCCGGGAGACAGAG GTTAGATTTGTCTGCTCGGAGCCTACTGTGCTGATTAGTTCAGTCAAGGAGATCTCTTCCTGCAAATATGTTGTAACAATTCAAAGCCCGATGCTTTGCAAAAACCC GTTGTTCCAGCAAGAAAAACGAACCCTTCCCATCCATTGCAATGAATTACCTGCTAAAGCAGAATCCGGTGCTGAGGATGGTTTGCTTCCAAAAGAAGCGCAGATTTCCATCATCCCCGATCAGGATGAGCTGCATGGTTTTCCAGCTTATGCTACTTGA
- the LOC100193578 gene encoding Cytochrome c oxidase subunit 5C → MAGGRVAHATLKGPSVVKEIFIGLTLGLIAGGMWKMHHWNEQRKTRSFYDMLDKGQISVVVEE, encoded by the coding sequence ATGGCAGGCGGCAGGGTTGCGCATGCCACCCTCAAGGGCCCGAGTGTGGTGAAGGAGATCTTCATTGGACTGACCCTGGGTCTGATCGCGGGAGGCATGTGGAAGATGCACCACTGGAACGAGCAGAGGAAGACTAGGTCCTTCTATGACATGCTTGACAAGGGCCAGATCAGCGTTGTCGTCGAGGAGTAA